From one Pseudomonadales bacterium genomic stretch:
- a CDS encoding TRAP transporter small permease subunit, giving the protein MINFFQHLATIINAVTEWLGRTIAWLTLAMVVVTCAVVFMRYYLQAGSIALQESVTYMHALVFLLGAAYTLKHGGHVRVDIFYRRFTPRKQAVVDIIGGLVFLMPVALLLLLFCWDYVASSWAIRETSGESSGLPFVYLLKSLLIVMPITLLLQAIAEIIQNMLFACGIGGNHQPASLEGAL; this is encoded by the coding sequence ATGATCAACTTCTTTCAACATCTGGCCACCATCATCAACGCTGTTACCGAATGGCTCGGCAGAACAATAGCCTGGCTAACACTGGCAATGGTCGTGGTTACCTGCGCCGTGGTGTTCATGCGGTACTATCTGCAAGCGGGCTCCATTGCCCTGCAGGAATCGGTCACCTACATGCATGCGCTCGTCTTTTTACTCGGCGCAGCCTATACACTCAAACACGGCGGGCATGTGCGCGTGGATATCTTCTACCGGCGGTTTACGCCTCGCAAACAAGCAGTAGTGGATATCATTGGCGGGTTGGTCTTCCTTATGCCAGTTGCGCTATTGCTATTACTGTTCTGCTGGGATTATGTGGCCAGCAGCTGGGCTATTCGGGAAACGTCCGGGGAAAGCAGTGGCCTGCCTTTTGTCTACCTTTTAAAGTCTCTTCTGATTGTCATGCCAATCACCCTGTTATTGCAGGCTATCGCAGAGATCATTCAAAATATGCTGTTCGCCTGTGGTATCGGCGGGAATCACCAGCCTGCATCACTTGAAGGCGCCCTCTGA
- a CDS encoding DUF2959 domain-containing protein, whose translation MKRLIAGVVLIILAGCETAYYGAWEKLGVEKRDILVDRIENTQEAQQEAQEEFKDALEQYRAVVNFDGGDLEKLYNRLSAEYEDSEAAAKAIAKHIESVERVAEDLFDEWQREIGEIQNASLRNDSNRKLRDTRRKYRQLIASMRSAEKSVYPVLTTLKDQVLYLKHNLNAQAIASLKGELRSIDADVNRLVAQMQRSIDEANDFINRLK comes from the coding sequence ATGAAGCGCTTGATAGCAGGGGTTGTTTTAATAATCTTGGCGGGTTGTGAAACAGCTTACTACGGTGCCTGGGAAAAACTGGGTGTTGAAAAAAGAGATATCCTGGTAGATCGAATTGAAAATACCCAGGAAGCCCAGCAGGAGGCGCAAGAAGAATTTAAAGATGCTCTGGAACAATATCGCGCAGTGGTCAATTTTGATGGTGGTGATCTTGAAAAACTGTATAACAGGCTGAGTGCGGAATACGAAGACAGTGAAGCAGCGGCGAAAGCCATCGCAAAACACATAGAGTCGGTTGAACGTGTGGCGGAAGACCTCTTTGACGAGTGGCAACGAGAAATCGGTGAAATACAGAATGCCAGTCTGCGCAATGATAGCAATCGAAAACTTCGCGATACCCGCCGGAAATACCGGCAGCTGATAGCCAGTATGCGCAGTGCCGAAAAAAGTGTCTATCCGGTTCTGACTACCTTGAAGGATCAGGTGCTGTACCTGAAGCACAATCTTAATGCGCAGGCCATCGCTTCGCTTAAAGGAGAGCTGCGATCCATTGATGCCGATGTCAACCGTCTGGTTGCGCAAATGCAGCGCTCGATTGATGAAGCAAACGACTTTATCAACCGCTTGAAATAG
- a CDS encoding GrxA family glutaredoxin — translation MKHFTVFGRPGCGFCVQAKNVLEAKKLPFNYVDIHAEKISPADLEKTIGKPVRTVPQIFHGETYIGGYQELDRYLKEQQLLNEGLIG, via the coding sequence ATGAAACACTTTACTGTATTTGGTCGTCCGGGTTGTGGCTTTTGTGTGCAGGCAAAAAATGTGCTGGAAGCAAAAAAACTGCCGTTCAATTATGTGGATATCCACGCTGAAAAAATTTCTCCGGCCGATCTGGAGAAAACTATTGGCAAGCCCGTGCGCACTGTGCCCCAGATCTTTCATGGCGAAACCTACATTGGCGGTTATCAGGAACTGGATCGGTACTTGAAAGAACAGCAGCTATTAAACGAGGGCCTGATTGGGTAA
- a CDS encoding class I SAM-dependent RNA methyltransferase, producing MNKMNEIFNATVRDLSSEGNGVVEHPSGKTFFVPGVWRGEQGEFRITGFKGRYGFAELVMLTQASTARTEAPCIHHGFSAGQCGGCPWQFVSYQAQLEAKQKRVEDSLSRLEKAPSEKIKKIWESPKTSGYRNRAQLKTDGEKIGYVSLSTNRIAAIDDCLILNEKNRNTLQQLLKTLPRKDFRPTNRKRRDKRQWQTLDIDDQTSADTVEPGKRKPFRQGNSEQNERMRVWLRERLSALFKQKKSTAQVVELFAGSGNFTEIISDVGFRNILAVEGSEQSMAALLDKRYPGVETLVSNLFLAESVEKIFAKRDTEILIMDPPRDGLKGKEGLFVDNKKLSDIFYISCNLATFSRDVEYCYQHGFVLAEIQPLDQFPHTPHIELLAHLVRG from the coding sequence ATGAATAAAATGAATGAGATTTTCAATGCAACCGTTCGTGATCTTTCCAGCGAAGGTAACGGGGTGGTAGAGCACCCTTCCGGCAAGACTTTCTTTGTGCCGGGTGTCTGGCGAGGAGAACAGGGTGAGTTTCGGATAACAGGCTTTAAAGGTCGGTATGGTTTTGCCGAGCTGGTGATGTTGACGCAGGCATCAACGGCAAGAACAGAAGCGCCATGCATTCATCACGGGTTTTCAGCAGGTCAGTGTGGTGGTTGTCCGTGGCAGTTTGTGAGTTATCAGGCGCAGCTTGAAGCCAAGCAAAAACGTGTCGAAGACAGCTTGTCCCGACTGGAAAAAGCACCGTCCGAAAAAATTAAAAAAATCTGGGAATCTCCGAAAACTTCAGGCTATCGAAACCGGGCGCAGCTCAAAACGGATGGTGAAAAAATTGGTTATGTTTCTTTGTCGACAAACCGCATTGCTGCAATTGACGATTGCCTGATTCTGAATGAAAAAAATCGCAATACCCTGCAACAACTGCTCAAAACATTACCGCGCAAGGATTTTCGGCCGACGAACAGAAAACGCCGAGATAAAAGGCAATGGCAAACACTCGATATTGACGATCAAACGTCAGCTGACACCGTTGAGCCAGGTAAGCGGAAGCCGTTCCGGCAGGGCAACAGTGAGCAAAATGAGAGAATGCGTGTCTGGCTACGGGAAAGGCTGTCGGCTCTTTTTAAACAAAAAAAATCAACCGCGCAGGTGGTGGAATTATTTGCTGGTTCTGGAAACTTTACTGAAATTATTTCCGATGTGGGTTTCAGAAATATTCTGGCTGTTGAAGGATCGGAACAGTCGATGGCTGCGCTGTTGGATAAAAGATATCCGGGTGTTGAGACGTTGGTCAGCAATCTTTTTCTTGCGGAATCCGTTGAAAAAATTTTTGCAAAAAGAGACACGGAAATCCTGATTATGGACCCGCCGAGAGATGGCCTGAAAGGTAAAGAAGGGTTGTTCGTCGATAATAAAAAACTCAGTGACATTTTTTATATTTCATGCAATCTGGCAACGTTTTCCCGCGATGTTGAATATTGTTATCAACATGGTTTTGTGTTGGCAGAGATCCAGCCGTTGGATCAGTTTCCCCACACCCCCCATATTGAATTACTGGCACACCTGGTGAGAGGCTGA
- the pstC gene encoding phosphate ABC transporter permease subunit PstC produces the protein MPTANLLIVLLVLGAIAYYTARSRSVAMAQPLGGVRHLHSLPFFYGMRAAIWCALPAVLLLVIWAMFDEPLISAALISSLPEQLKPHTAAEHNLLLNSIENIASGALRTENADPNLVAAAKKLHDLRDTGQYLMTAAVLSLSVIGLGWGWVKVSPKLRARQEVERVFKGVLIACACVAIFTTVGILLSVLFESLRFFQMVPASEFLFGTEWSPQMAIRSDQVGSSGSFGAIPLFVGTMLISFIAMVVAVPVGLMSAIYLAEYATSRVRGLAKPALEVLAGIPTVVYGFFAALTVAPFLRNTGADIGLQVSSESALAAGLVMGVMIIPFVSSLADDVINAVPQSLRDGSLGLGATRSETIKRVIFPAALPGIVGGVLLAVSRAIGETMIVVMAAGLAAKMTANPLDAVTTVTVQIVTLLVGDQEFDSPKTLAAFALGLMLFLVTLVLNFIALRVVKKYREQYD, from the coding sequence ATGCCAACAGCTAACCTGTTAATTGTGCTACTGGTGCTTGGCGCCATTGCTTACTATACAGCTCGAAGTCGTTCCGTTGCTATGGCACAGCCACTGGGTGGTGTTCGTCATCTGCATTCTTTGCCGTTTTTCTACGGTATGCGAGCAGCTATCTGGTGCGCGCTGCCAGCAGTGCTGTTGTTGGTTATCTGGGCGATGTTTGATGAGCCTCTGATCAGTGCCGCACTGATCAGCTCCCTGCCGGAACAGCTTAAGCCGCACACAGCGGCAGAACACAATTTGTTGCTTAACAGTATTGAAAATATCGCCAGTGGTGCCCTGCGTACAGAAAATGCCGATCCGAATCTGGTTGCCGCGGCCAAAAAGCTTCACGATTTGCGCGACACAGGACAATATCTGATGACGGCCGCAGTACTGTCTCTGTCGGTGATTGGCCTCGGCTGGGGGTGGGTAAAGGTTTCACCCAAGCTGCGTGCCCGCCAGGAGGTCGAACGGGTTTTCAAAGGTGTTTTGATAGCCTGCGCCTGTGTGGCCATTTTTACCACCGTTGGTATTTTGCTTTCCGTGCTATTTGAATCACTGCGTTTCTTCCAGATGGTTCCGGCTTCCGAGTTTCTGTTTGGTACGGAATGGAGCCCGCAAATGGCCATTCGCAGTGACCAGGTAGGCTCTTCCGGCAGCTTTGGCGCAATACCGTTATTTGTGGGTACCATGCTGATTTCATTTATCGCCATGGTTGTGGCCGTGCCAGTGGGATTAATGTCCGCGATCTATCTTGCTGAATACGCGACATCCCGGGTACGGGGGTTAGCGAAACCTGCGCTGGAGGTACTCGCTGGTATCCCGACCGTCGTTTATGGTTTTTTTGCGGCGTTGACAGTTGCACCGTTTTTGCGAAATACAGGAGCTGATATCGGATTGCAGGTATCTTCCGAAAGTGCCCTTGCTGCGGGGTTGGTGATGGGGGTGATGATCATACCCTTTGTTTCGTCACTGGCGGATGATGTGATCAATGCAGTGCCTCAGAGTTTGCGAGACGGTTCTCTGGGTTTGGGTGCTACCCGCTCGGAAACCATTAAACGGGTTATCTTTCCGGCGGCGCTGCCGGGAATTGTGGGCGGTGTATTACTGGCTGTTTCCCGAGCCATTGGCGAGACCATGATTGTTGTGATGGCTGCCGGGCTTGCGGCGAAAATGACGGCCAATCCACTGGATGCGGTGACCACGGTAACGGTGCAGATCGTCACTTTGCTGGTGGGTGATCAGGAATTTGACAGCCCCAAAACTCTGGCGGCGTTTGCGCTGGGCCTGATGCTATTTCTGGTCACGCTGGTACTGAATTTTATTGCTTTGCGGGTAGTGAAAAAATATCGAGAACAATATGACTGA
- a CDS encoding TRAP transporter large permease subunit, which translates to MADYIPLLMFLVVCLVLLSGYPVAFVLAGTALVFALVGVQTGHFDMAFLHALPSRVYGTIDNTTLIAVPLFILMGVMLEKSRLAEDLLDNMAQLFGKIRGGLGISVVMVGALLAASTGIVGATVVTMGLMSLPTMMKRGYSPALATGAICATGTLGQIIPPSIALVLLGDILSTAYQQAQLSMGVFTPKTVSVGDLFIGALIPGLLLVALYIFYLIVISRLKPSSAPPPNSNEQLSNGFTKLLASLLPPVVLIFAVLGSILTGAATPTEAAGVGAMGATLLALAKRQLDLKRLQEVVRSTTQITAMVFMILIGAAIFSLVFRGFGGEELVERIFYNIPGGVVGATLVVMLVIFLLGFILDFIEITFVVVPIVGPILLAMGLDPIWLGIMIAINLQTSFLTPPFGFALFYLRGVAPASIRTGEIYRGVIPFIGIQLAVMVMLALWPGLATWLPTIVFGP; encoded by the coding sequence ATGGCGGACTATATACCACTCTTAATGTTTCTTGTTGTCTGTCTGGTACTACTCAGTGGCTACCCCGTCGCTTTTGTGTTGGCGGGTACAGCGCTTGTCTTTGCTCTGGTCGGCGTGCAAACCGGCCATTTTGACATGGCCTTTCTGCACGCTCTGCCCAGTCGGGTGTACGGCACTATTGATAACACCACGCTGATTGCTGTTCCGCTATTCATTCTGATGGGCGTAATGCTGGAAAAATCCCGCCTGGCAGAAGACCTGCTCGATAACATGGCACAACTGTTTGGCAAAATACGTGGCGGCCTGGGGATTTCAGTTGTGATGGTTGGCGCTCTGCTGGCCGCCAGCACCGGCATTGTCGGCGCAACAGTTGTCACCATGGGGCTGATGTCTCTGCCCACCATGATGAAGCGGGGTTATTCCCCTGCCCTAGCGACTGGCGCCATTTGCGCCACGGGAACACTGGGACAAATCATTCCACCATCGATTGCCCTGGTTCTGCTCGGGGATATTCTCTCAACAGCATACCAGCAAGCCCAATTGAGCATGGGTGTATTTACCCCGAAAACCGTCTCTGTCGGCGACCTGTTCATTGGCGCATTGATTCCGGGGTTGCTGCTGGTGGCGCTTTACATTTTTTATCTGATCGTTATCTCAAGGCTGAAACCTTCCTCGGCGCCGCCCCCCAACAGCAACGAGCAACTCTCTAACGGCTTCACAAAGCTGCTGGCCAGTTTGTTGCCCCCTGTTGTTCTGATTTTTGCGGTACTCGGCTCCATCCTGACGGGTGCGGCCACCCCCACTGAAGCGGCAGGTGTCGGCGCAATGGGGGCCACTCTACTGGCCCTGGCGAAGAGGCAGCTCGACCTTAAGCGATTACAGGAAGTCGTGCGCTCCACCACGCAAATTACCGCCATGGTCTTTATGATTTTGATTGGCGCAGCTATTTTCTCGCTGGTATTTCGTGGCTTTGGCGGTGAGGAACTCGTAGAGCGTATTTTCTACAATATTCCCGGCGGGGTCGTAGGCGCCACCCTGGTGGTCATGCTGGTAATATTTTTACTCGGCTTTATTCTCGATTTTATTGAAATTACGTTTGTCGTGGTGCCGATTGTCGGCCCTATCCTGTTGGCCATGGGGCTCGACCCCATATGGCTGGGCATCATGATTGCCATTAATCTGCAAACCTCTTTCCTGACCCCACCCTTCGGCTTTGCACTATTTTATTTGCGTGGCGTCGCTCCCGCCTCCATCCGAACGGGGGAAATTTATCGCGGCGTCATTCCTTTTATCGGCATCCAGCTCGCCGTAATGGTCATGCTGGCTCTCTGGCCAGGCCTTGCCACCTGGTTGCCAACTATTGTCTTCGGCCCCTAG
- a CDS encoding PstS family phosphate ABC transporter substrate-binding protein: MAGAAVALVLGSTNVLAAARDYVSIVGSSTVYPFATVVAERYGRSTGTPTPKIESTGSGGGMKLFCSGVGTSHPDITNASRRMKASEFKLCQENGVTDIIEVLIGYDGIVVANSKAKAPMQLTRKDLFLALAAKVPGPDGKLMNNPYKTWKDVNPTLPNTRIEVLGPPPTSGTRDAFAELAMEGGAKKFANLAQLRGSNDKAEITGLMAELGIPASVFNKKGKKVFQAVAHAIREDGHYIEAGENDNLIVQKLEANPNALGIFGFSFLDQNSDKVQGSIIEGTEPEFETIADKSYPISRPLYFYVKKAHIGVVPGIEGYLAEFSSEKAWGEEGYLAEKGMISMPKDLRKQYAAEIKAQASMDGAALK, from the coding sequence ATCGCTGGTGCAGCTGTCGCGCTGGTTCTTGGCAGCACAAATGTTCTGGCTGCTGCCCGTGATTATGTAAGTATCGTTGGCTCTTCAACCGTTTATCCTTTTGCCACCGTTGTTGCCGAGCGTTATGGCCGCTCAACAGGTACGCCTACACCCAAAATTGAATCAACCGGTTCCGGTGGTGGTATGAAGCTGTTTTGTTCAGGCGTTGGTACCAGTCACCCGGACATCACAAATGCTTCGCGTCGCATGAAAGCCTCGGAATTCAAGCTGTGTCAGGAAAATGGTGTCACGGATATTATCGAAGTGTTGATTGGTTATGATGGCATTGTTGTTGCCAACTCCAAAGCCAAAGCGCCAATGCAATTGACGCGCAAGGATCTTTTTCTGGCACTGGCTGCCAAAGTCCCCGGCCCGGATGGCAAGCTGATGAATAACCCTTACAAAACCTGGAAAGACGTGAATCCGACGTTGCCAAACACACGTATTGAGGTTTTGGGCCCTCCCCCGACTTCTGGTACGCGCGATGCGTTTGCCGAGCTGGCAATGGAAGGGGGCGCCAAAAAATTTGCAAATCTGGCGCAACTGCGTGGCTCTAACGACAAGGCAGAGATTACAGGCCTGATGGCAGAGCTGGGTATTCCAGCCAGTGTCTTCAACAAAAAAGGCAAAAAAGTTTTTCAGGCAGTTGCCCATGCTATTCGCGAAGATGGACACTACATCGAAGCGGGTGAAAATGACAACTTGATCGTTCAGAAGCTGGAAGCGAACCCCAATGCACTGGGTATCTTCGGGTTCTCTTTCCTGGACCAGAACAGTGACAAGGTGCAGGGTTCCATTATTGAAGGCACCGAGCCGGAATTTGAAACCATTGCAGACAAATCCTATCCGATTTCCCGTCCGTTATACTTCTATGTGAAGAAAGCCCACATAGGTGTGGTTCCCGGTATTGAAGGTTATCTGGCGGAATTTAGTAGTGAAAAAGCCTGGGGTGAAGAAGGTTACCTGGCTGAAAAAGGCATGATTTCCATGCCGAAAGATTTACGCAAACAGTATGCTGCCGAGATCAAAGCACAAGCCAGTATGGATGGTGCAGCATTGAAGTAG
- the pstA gene encoding phosphate ABC transporter permease PstA, with protein sequence MTDIEKARVEQIQKSLAKRYRAERRFRFYGVAAVVFGLLCVALLFTDIISKGHKAFLQTYIKLEVTYDASILEIEDVGNQQQLALADFQGLVRQALLSRFEDVSGRRAKRELYGLISSGAGYQLRDRLKQHPELLNQSETLWLVADDDIDTYYKTIDDDSGAFVGRMSEQRQAWVERLADAGELELRFNRIFFTSGDSREPEMAGIWGAAMGSLFTLIITLALSFPIGVAAAVYLEEFAPRNRWTDLIEVNINNLAAVPSIIFGLLGLAIFINFFHVPRSVPLVGGLVLTLMTLPTIIISSRAAIKAVPPSIREAAIGVGASPMQVVLHHVLPLAMPGMLTGAIIGMAQALGETAPLLMIGMVAFIVDIPGGFTDPATVLPVQIFLWADSPERAFVEKTSAAIMVLLAFLIMMNTLAVILRKKLERRW encoded by the coding sequence ATGACTGATATTGAAAAGGCTCGGGTAGAGCAGATACAGAAAAGTCTGGCAAAACGTTATCGGGCAGAGCGGCGGTTTCGCTTCTACGGTGTAGCGGCAGTTGTCTTTGGTCTGCTTTGTGTTGCGTTGTTGTTCACGGATATTATCAGCAAAGGGCACAAGGCTTTTTTGCAGACCTATATCAAACTCGAAGTGACTTATGACGCCAGCATCCTCGAAATAGAGGATGTTGGAAATCAGCAGCAGTTGGCGCTGGCAGACTTTCAGGGACTTGTCAGACAAGCGCTTCTCAGCCGCTTTGAAGATGTTTCCGGGCGCAGAGCCAAGCGAGAGCTCTATGGGCTCATAAGCAGTGGCGCCGGGTATCAGTTGCGTGACCGCCTGAAACAACATCCCGAGCTGCTCAATCAATCGGAAACACTCTGGCTGGTGGCTGATGACGATATCGATACTTATTACAAAACGATTGATGATGACAGTGGTGCCTTTGTTGGTCGAATGAGTGAACAGCGACAGGCGTGGGTAGAGCGACTGGCCGATGCCGGTGAGCTTGAGTTGCGGTTTAACCGTATTTTTTTCACCAGTGGTGATTCCCGTGAGCCGGAAATGGCCGGTATCTGGGGAGCGGCGATGGGGTCTCTGTTCACTCTGATCATTACCCTGGCTCTGTCGTTCCCGATTGGGGTGGCTGCCGCGGTGTACCTTGAAGAGTTTGCTCCCCGCAACAGGTGGACGGATTTGATTGAAGTGAATATCAACAACCTGGCGGCGGTGCCTTCGATTATTTTTGGCCTGTTGGGGTTGGCTATTTTTATCAATTTTTTCCACGTTCCCCGCTCTGTTCCTCTGGTTGGTGGTCTGGTATTGACGCTGATGACCCTGCCGACGATCATTATTTCGAGCAGGGCGGCGATTAAAGCGGTGCCGCCATCTATTCGTGAGGCTGCCATTGGTGTTGGTGCTTCGCCCATGCAGGTGGTATTGCACCATGTATTACCTCTGGCGATGCCGGGCATGCTCACCGGTGCGATCATCGGCATGGCTCAGGCTCTGGGCGAAACCGCACCGTTACTGATGATTGGTATGGTGGCTTTTATTGTCGATATCCCGGGAGGTTTTACCGACCCGGCCACAGTCTTGCCGGTGCAGATTTTTCTCTGGGCGGATAGCCCGGAGCGTGCATTTGTAGAGAAAACGTCAGCGGCCATTATGGTGTTGCTGGCCTTCCTGATAATGATGAACACGCTTGCTGTGATTTTGCGCAAGAAGCTGGAGCGTCGCTGGTAG
- the phoU gene encoding phosphate signaling complex protein PhoU gives MDKLNFDQHISRQFNEDLEEIKTSMLEMGGLVVSQVADAVIALEEADSGIAERVINTETRIDEMEVDIDEACTTLIARRQPAASDLRMVLAVTKTVRDLERIGDEAHKIAKMAVMLAEEGAAPKGYVEVRHIGDRVQKMLDDSLTAFARFDADAAIATMREDEQVNLDYRTALREMITYMMEDPRSISRCLNVLWALRALERVGDHSKNICEHIVYLVQGRDIRHGGLA, from the coding sequence ATGGACAAGCTGAACTTTGATCAACACATTTCAAGGCAGTTTAATGAAGATTTGGAAGAAATAAAAACCAGCATGCTGGAGATGGGTGGTCTGGTTGTTTCACAGGTGGCCGATGCGGTTATTGCTTTAGAGGAAGCCGATAGCGGGATTGCCGAACGGGTTATCAATACGGAAACCCGGATTGATGAAATGGAAGTTGATATCGATGAAGCCTGCACAACGCTGATTGCTCGTCGTCAGCCGGCAGCGAGCGATTTGCGCATGGTTCTGGCTGTCACAAAAACCGTGCGTGACCTGGAACGTATTGGTGATGAGGCCCACAAAATAGCCAAAATGGCGGTGATGCTGGCAGAAGAAGGTGCCGCTCCGAAGGGCTATGTAGAGGTGCGGCACATCGGTGACCGGGTTCAAAAGATGCTTGACGATTCCCTGACGGCTTTTGCCCGCTTTGATGCCGATGCCGCAATAGCAACCATGCGCGAAGATGAACAGGTGAATCTGGACTACCGCACCGCGCTGCGCGAAATGATCACTTATATGATGGAAGATCCCCGTAGTATTTCACGCTGCCTCAATGTGCTCTGGGCCCTGCGTGCTCTGGAGCGAGTGGGGGATCATTCCAAAAATATCTGCGAGCATATTGTCTATCTGGTTCAGGGGCGTGATATTCGGCATGGAGGTCTTGCTTAA
- the can gene encoding carbonate dehydratase has translation MRENILKELFKNNVAWAEGVKKSDSTFFERLSKQQAPEYLWIGCSDSRVPANEIVGKLPGELFVHRNVANMVVHTDLNCLSVMQYAVEYLKVKHIIVCGHYGCGGVDAAVRKQRLGLIDNWLRNIQDVQYIHQTYLSEGVDEKEVLDKVCELNVVEQVVNVCKTNIVQDAWERGQELGVHGLIYSISDGLLHDLGINISSRDQIRPVYREAVAKIINADRA, from the coding sequence ATACGGGAGAATATTTTGAAAGAGTTGTTTAAAAATAATGTTGCCTGGGCCGAGGGCGTCAAAAAGAGTGATTCAACGTTTTTTGAACGCTTGTCAAAGCAGCAGGCCCCGGAATATTTGTGGATTGGTTGTTCAGATAGCCGCGTACCCGCAAACGAGATTGTTGGCAAGTTACCAGGCGAGCTGTTTGTGCACCGCAACGTGGCCAATATGGTGGTGCATACCGACCTGAATTGTCTGTCAGTGATGCAGTATGCTGTGGAGTATCTCAAGGTGAAGCATATTATTGTCTGTGGCCATTACGGGTGTGGTGGTGTCGATGCGGCAGTAAGGAAACAGCGCCTTGGTCTCATTGATAACTGGCTGCGCAATATTCAGGATGTGCAATATATCCATCAGACCTATCTGTCCGAGGGAGTAGATGAAAAAGAGGTACTCGATAAGGTTTGCGAGCTTAACGTGGTTGAGCAGGTGGTGAATGTTTGCAAAACCAATATTGTTCAGGATGCCTGGGAACGCGGTCAGGAACTGGGGGTGCACGGTTTAATTTACAGTATCAGCGATGGTCTTTTGCATGACCTTGGTATCAATATTTCCAGCAGGGACCAGATTCGGCCTGTTTACCGGGAAGCGGTAGCCAAGATCATCAATGCCGATAGAGCGTAG
- a CDS encoding phosphate ABC transporter ATP-binding protein has translation MVTADTLMDVPLDRIEEQKSLEVVHPEQTTGLPLVENPKMSMRNVDVFYGDKQAIFNVSVDIGKNEVIAMIGPSGCGKSTFLRSINRMNDTVESCRVSGQLMLDGDDIYDPAMDPVALRARVGMVFQKPNPFPKSIYDNVAYGPRLHGLASRRVELDELVEISLTRAGLWGEVKDRLDQPGTGLSGGQQQRLCIARAIAISPEVILMDEPCSALDPIATAKIEELIAELAENYTIAIVTHSMQQAARVSHRTAYFHLGYLVEVNETEKVFTAPEHELTEAYITGRFG, from the coding sequence ATGGTAACTGCTGATACATTAATGGATGTGCCCTTGGATAGAATTGAAGAACAAAAGAGCCTGGAAGTTGTGCACCCAGAGCAAACGACGGGATTGCCTCTGGTAGAAAACCCGAAGATGTCGATGCGCAACGTGGATGTTTTTTATGGCGACAAACAGGCCATTTTTAACGTGAGTGTGGATATTGGTAAAAATGAAGTCATCGCCATGATCGGGCCATCCGGTTGTGGCAAATCGACGTTTTTACGAAGCATTAACCGCATGAATGACACGGTGGAGAGTTGCCGGGTTAGCGGGCAGCTCATGCTGGATGGTGATGATATCTACGACCCGGCAATGGATCCTGTTGCGCTGCGCGCCCGGGTAGGTATGGTTTTTCAAAAACCAAACCCCTTTCCAAAATCCATTTATGACAACGTGGCCTATGGCCCACGTTTACATGGGCTTGCTTCTCGCCGGGTGGAGCTGGACGAACTGGTAGAAATCAGTCTTACTCGCGCCGGACTGTGGGGCGAAGTAAAGGATCGGCTTGATCAGCCGGGTACCGGTTTGTCTGGTGGTCAGCAGCAGCGCTTGTGTATTGCCCGGGCAATTGCCATCAGTCCGGAAGTGATCCTGATGGATGAGCCCTGTTCGGCATTGGATCCGATCGCAACGGCTAAAATTGAAGAATTGATAGCGGAATTGGCAGAGAATTATACGATTGCCATTGTCACGCACTCAATGCAGCAGGCGGCACGTGTTTCCCACCGGACGGCTTACTTTCATTTGGGCTATCTGGTGGAAGTAAATGAAACGGAGAAGGTGTTTACAGCACCGGAACATGAATTGACAGAAGCCTATATTACAGGTCGGTTTGGGTAA
- a CDS encoding acyl-CoA thioesterase, which yields MSIINQPKKPHGELMLQTIAMPNETNINGDIFGGWLLSQMDIGGGILAGRRCKGRNATVAVSEMVFIEPVPVGAIVSCYCKIEKEGRTSVSISVEVWINIDTTNEPRKVTEGTFVFVAIDENGRPRPLPAI from the coding sequence ATGTCTATTATTAATCAACCCAAAAAACCCCATGGCGAACTGATGCTGCAAACCATTGCCATGCCCAACGAAACCAATATTAATGGTGATATTTTTGGTGGCTGGTTGTTATCGCAGATGGATATCGGCGGCGGCATCCTGGCAGGCAGGCGTTGCAAAGGCCGCAACGCCACCGTAGCCGTCAGTGAAATGGTCTTTATCGAACCTGTGCCGGTAGGAGCCATTGTCAGCTGCTACTGCAAAATTGAAAAAGAAGGTCGAACCTCGGTTTCCATCAGTGTTGAGGTGTGGATCAATATCGACACAACGAACGAACCCCGTAAAGTGACCGAAGGTACCTTTGTCTTTGTCGCCATAGATGAAAATGGTCGACCGCGACCTCTACCTGCCATATAA